The following proteins come from a genomic window of Micromonospora zamorensis:
- a CDS encoding RidA family protein — MNLTLDNPTTVAAPFGDRFAHVARLDLPGGALLMLSGQVGVDDAGAVIAPGDVRTQSERIFELIGALLAAHGATFADVLHVRTFMTDLGDLAGYADVRNRYFGQSRPASTTVEVSRLFLDGAVLEVEVTAAVTTG, encoded by the coding sequence GTGAACCTGACCCTGGACAACCCGACGACCGTCGCCGCGCCGTTCGGCGACCGCTTCGCGCACGTCGCCCGCCTCGACCTGCCAGGGGGCGCGCTGCTGATGCTCTCCGGTCAGGTCGGTGTGGACGACGCCGGCGCGGTGATCGCACCCGGCGACGTGCGGACGCAGTCCGAACGGATCTTCGAGTTGATCGGCGCGCTGCTCGCGGCGCACGGCGCCACCTTCGCCGACGTGCTGCACGTCCGGACGTTCATGACCGACCTCGGCGACCTGGCCGGCTATGCGGACGTCCGCAACCGCTACTTCGGGCAGAGCAGGCCCGCCAGCACCACCGTCGAGGTGAGCCGGCTCTTTCTCGACGGCGCGGTGCTGGAGGTCGAGGTCACCGCGGCCGTGACCACGGGTTGA
- a CDS encoding MFS transporter — protein MTTNTTAPTAAAPGPATARSVRGSRPVTLIAMCLGAMITFLQITATVSALTTIQRDLRVDPTTVIWIPSAYTLVVASVVLSAATLGNRYGRRRMFGAGILAMIVGGAVVAGAPTVAWVIVGQLVAGLGGALILPNSLAILGATFTDPHRRTEVITAWAAASGIGLAIGPLIAGTLLKHYAWHSVYLSTIVLGVVTLVVAAIGVAESRPSAGRLDVPGLLLGTVAIAAAVYALIQGGKDGYTSPVVTVAWIAAAAALVAFVLVELRSDAPMLDMRLFRSASFSAVMVVAAVSLFGFTGVAILLVLFHERVQALSPLDTGWRMLVLFGAYVVVAFGAGRAIRRTGFKAPLTLGLVLGAVASFGLAAQGPTASFGHRWALFALFGAAGGLVVAPATAAALASVAPAQAGMASGAVNAARQVGSVLGTSLLGTLLTTTMLADLPDRLAAHQVGEPTRGAVQAAVAAGVTGDQPLPDPVRAAIAEAMTSGVQAGLRINGIVFLVTAVLTLALVRNRPHQR, from the coding sequence GTGACCACCAACACCACGGCCCCGACCGCAGCCGCACCCGGACCGGCCACCGCCAGGTCCGTTCGCGGTTCCCGCCCGGTGACCCTGATCGCCATGTGCCTGGGCGCGATGATCACGTTCCTCCAGATCACCGCGACGGTCTCCGCCCTGACGACCATCCAGCGCGATCTTCGGGTCGACCCGACCACCGTGATCTGGATTCCCAGCGCCTACACCCTGGTCGTGGCCAGCGTGGTGCTGTCCGCAGCCACTCTCGGCAACCGCTACGGACGCAGGCGCATGTTCGGTGCCGGCATCCTCGCCATGATCGTTGGCGGTGCCGTGGTGGCCGGTGCCCCCACCGTGGCCTGGGTGATCGTCGGGCAGTTGGTCGCCGGCCTCGGCGGGGCCCTGATCCTGCCCAACAGCCTGGCGATCCTCGGCGCGACCTTCACCGACCCGCACCGCCGTACCGAGGTCATCACCGCGTGGGCGGCCGCCTCCGGCATCGGGCTCGCGATCGGCCCGCTCATCGCCGGCACCCTGCTGAAGCACTACGCGTGGCACAGCGTCTACCTGTCGACGATCGTGCTGGGCGTGGTCACCCTCGTCGTCGCCGCCATCGGCGTGGCCGAGTCCCGGCCGAGCGCAGGCCGACTCGACGTACCCGGCCTGCTGCTCGGCACCGTCGCCATCGCCGCGGCCGTCTACGCCCTGATCCAGGGCGGCAAGGACGGCTACACCAGCCCGGTGGTGACGGTGGCCTGGATCGCCGCGGCTGCCGCGCTTGTCGCGTTCGTCCTGGTCGAGCTGCGTTCCGATGCGCCGATGCTCGACATGCGGCTGTTCCGGTCCGCGTCGTTCAGCGCCGTCATGGTCGTCGCCGCGGTGTCGCTGTTCGGCTTCACCGGCGTGGCGATCCTGCTGGTCCTCTTCCACGAACGTGTCCAGGCACTCAGCCCGCTGGACACCGGCTGGCGGATGCTGGTGCTCTTCGGCGCCTACGTGGTCGTCGCCTTCGGTGCCGGGCGGGCGATCCGTCGTACCGGCTTCAAAGCGCCGCTCACCCTCGGCCTGGTCCTCGGTGCGGTGGCGAGCTTCGGCCTGGCGGCCCAGGGTCCCACCGCGTCGTTCGGTCACCGGTGGGCGCTGTTCGCCCTGTTCGGTGCCGCAGGCGGCCTTGTGGTGGCTCCGGCGACCGCCGCCGCGTTGGCCAGCGTCGCGCCCGCGCAGGCCGGGATGGCCTCCGGCGCGGTCAACGCCGCCCGACAGGTCGGCTCCGTGCTCGGCACGTCCCTGCTGGGCACGCTGCTCACCACCACGATGCTGGCTGACCTGCCCGACCGGTTGGCCGCGCACCAGGTCGGCGAACCCACCCGTGGCGCCGTGCAGGCGGCGGTGGCCGCCGGTGTCACCGGCGACCAGCCGCTGCCCGACCCGGTCCGGGCGGCGATCGCCGAAGCCATGACCTCCGGCGTCCAGGCCGGGTTGCGGATCAACGGCATCGTCTTCCTCGTCACCGCCGTGCTCACGCTCGCCCTCGTCCGCAACCGGCCGCACCAGCGCTGA
- a CDS encoding carbohydrate ABC transporter permease yields MNKLRTGAFHTGMILLSLLWLGPVLWVVVMSTRSFDDIAAHGVGSLPRSFTLDTYRQAWTDGGELRALINSMLVAVPSVALSLGLAAMAAFALSRFRIPGRRTILLLMLAGNLLPPQILLIPVAKFSELTGLYDTLWALIAVQVGFGLGFYTFVLHGFMRDLPGEIQEAATIDGAGTAQIFTRVMLPLTRPALAALGALSFTWIFNDLLWAITVLRTDDNMPVTPALLALQGQFVSSWNVIAAGTVIAAVPTVAVFLRFQRHFVSGLALGAVK; encoded by the coding sequence ATGAACAAGCTCCGTACCGGGGCCTTCCACACCGGCATGATCCTGCTCTCGCTGCTCTGGCTGGGCCCGGTGCTCTGGGTCGTGGTGATGTCCACCCGGTCGTTCGACGACATCGCCGCACACGGAGTGGGCAGTCTGCCCCGGTCGTTCACGCTGGACACCTACCGACAGGCGTGGACCGACGGCGGCGAGCTCCGCGCCCTGATCAACAGCATGCTGGTCGCCGTCCCGTCGGTGGCATTGAGCCTGGGGCTGGCCGCGATGGCCGCGTTCGCGCTGAGCCGCTTCCGGATCCCCGGCCGGCGGACAATCCTGCTGCTGATGCTCGCCGGCAACCTGCTGCCACCGCAGATCCTGCTCATCCCGGTGGCGAAGTTCAGCGAGCTGACCGGCCTGTACGACACGCTCTGGGCGCTGATCGCGGTGCAGGTCGGCTTCGGGCTCGGCTTCTACACCTTCGTCCTGCACGGCTTCATGCGGGACCTGCCGGGCGAGATCCAGGAGGCGGCCACCATCGACGGTGCCGGCACGGCGCAGATCTTCACCAGGGTGATGCTGCCACTGACCCGGCCGGCGCTCGCCGCTCTCGGGGCGCTGTCCTTCACCTGGATCTTCAACGACCTGCTCTGGGCGATCACCGTGTTGCGTACCGACGACAACATGCCGGTCACCCCGGCGCTGCTCGCCCTCCAGGGCCAGTTCGTCTCGTCCTGGAACGTGATCGCCGCCGGCACCGTCATCGCGGCCGTCCCCACCGTCGCGGTCTTCCTGCGTTTCCAGCGGCACTTCGTCTCCGGCCTGGCGCTCGGAGCGGTCAAGTGA
- a CDS encoding HNH endonuclease signature motif containing protein produces MVEELAQADDAVAACVDNTVWALADDELIAALDAAHRLEQRLAAVKLALVREVDGRGTAVAQGASSTAVWLRERLRLTIPAARRLVDLAACVDAAPTAVRGALAAGAVSVEQVRVIADTVATVQSTAGPEVADKAAGVLVDWAGQFDPTLLRKLGTRILDHVAPDIADAAAQAALEADARRTSRDRHVTMSTLTDGRLRLTGILDSETAGLLRAAIDPLTAPSGPDDQRCAGQRRHDALADLCRLSLRTGELPEHGGDPAQVVVTTSYDALAGQLGAGTLDTGLHLTPETVRRLACDAAILPAVLGGTGQVLDVGRQRRLITGPLRRALVLRDGGCAFPGCDRPPRWCDAHHIHHWADGGPTNLNNAVLLCGHHHRHLHHNDWTVRLTGDGYPEFIPPAWLDPDQLPRRNHYHRRT; encoded by the coding sequence ATGGTCGAGGAGTTGGCGCAGGCAGACGACGCGGTCGCTGCCTGCGTTGACAACACCGTCTGGGCCCTCGCCGACGATGAACTGATCGCGGCGCTCGACGCCGCACACCGCTTGGAGCAGCGTCTCGCCGCCGTGAAGCTGGCGTTGGTGCGGGAGGTGGACGGTCGGGGCACGGCGGTGGCGCAGGGCGCGTCCAGCACAGCGGTCTGGTTGCGTGAGCGACTGCGGTTGACCATTCCGGCGGCCCGTCGGTTGGTCGATCTCGCGGCGTGCGTTGACGCGGCCCCGACGGCCGTGCGGGGCGCGCTGGCGGCCGGCGCGGTCAGCGTGGAGCAGGTGCGGGTCATCGCCGACACCGTCGCCACTGTGCAGTCGACCGCCGGGCCGGAGGTGGCCGACAAGGCCGCCGGTGTGCTGGTCGACTGGGCCGGGCAGTTCGACCCCACCCTGCTGCGCAAACTCGGCACCCGCATCCTCGACCACGTCGCACCCGACATCGCCGACGCCGCCGCCCAGGCCGCACTGGAAGCCGACGCCCGCCGAACGAGCCGCGACCGCCACGTCACGATGTCGACGCTGACCGACGGCCGACTCCGACTCACCGGCATCCTCGACAGCGAAACGGCCGGCCTGCTGCGCGCCGCGATCGACCCGCTGACCGCCCCGTCCGGCCCCGACGACCAGCGCTGCGCCGGGCAGCGCCGCCATGACGCCCTCGCTGACCTCTGCCGGCTCAGCCTGCGCACCGGGGAGCTACCCGAACACGGCGGCGACCCCGCCCAGGTCGTCGTCACCACCAGCTACGACGCCCTCGCGGGGCAGCTCGGCGCCGGCACCCTCGACACCGGCCTGCACCTCACCCCGGAAACGGTGCGCCGACTCGCCTGCGACGCCGCGATCCTGCCCGCCGTGCTCGGCGGCACCGGTCAGGTCCTCGACGTCGGCCGACAACGCCGCCTCATCACCGGCCCACTACGCCGCGCCCTCGTGCTCCGCGACGGTGGCTGCGCCTTCCCCGGCTGCGACCGACCACCCCGCTGGTGCGACGCCCACCACATCCACCACTGGGCCGACGGCGGCCCCACCAACCTCAACAACGCCGTCCTACTCTGCGGCCACCACCACCGACACCTCCACCACAACGACTGGACCGTCCGGCTGACAGGCGACGGCTACCCCGAATTCATACCGCCCGCCTGGCTCGACCCCGACCAACTCCCCCGCCGCAACCACTACCACCGGCGGACATAG
- a CDS encoding winged helix-turn-helix transcriptional regulator, whose protein sequence is MEDLREDRDSWSSENCSVARAMDIVGSRSTVLIMREALLGTRRFDDFVRRVGVGEPAMAARLKEMVAANLLERIPYREPGQRTRHEYQLTRKGHELLPVITALRNWGDTWAADDAGPSVVATHHDCGEPVRAVLRCAAGHEVEDGDIDIAAGPGLIRRS, encoded by the coding sequence ATGGAGGACCTCCGAGAAGATCGCGACTCCTGGTCGAGCGAGAACTGCTCGGTAGCCCGGGCGATGGACATCGTCGGCAGCAGGTCAACGGTCCTGATCATGCGTGAGGCGCTGCTCGGCACACGCCGCTTCGACGACTTCGTCCGCCGGGTCGGCGTCGGCGAGCCCGCCATGGCCGCCCGACTCAAGGAAATGGTCGCCGCCAACCTGCTCGAACGCATCCCCTACCGGGAGCCGGGTCAGCGCACCCGCCACGAATACCAGCTCACCCGCAAGGGCCACGAACTGCTGCCAGTGATCACCGCGCTGCGCAACTGGGGCGACACCTGGGCCGCCGACGACGCCGGCCCGTCCGTCGTCGCCACCCACCACGACTGCGGCGAGCCGGTCCGCGCGGTGCTCCGCTGCGCGGCGGGCCACGAGGTGGAGGACGGCGACATCGACATCGCCGCCGGCCCGGGTCTGATCCGGCGCAGCTGA
- a CDS encoding NAD(P)-dependent oxidoreductase — MEPCSATARKTWSAFSCIVPCSRSMATMRNSRWWHDFPPHSVGDMFEIALLGTGTMGTAIGRRLLATGHRLTVWNRTSARTAPLVDAGARAAGSPAEAVRDADVVITMLTDAVAVRHTLVDSGAALALRSGTPVIEMSTIGPRAVAELATLLPAGVPLVDAPVAGSAGAAETGQLVVLAGGEEAVVERIAPLLGTLGTVRRCGGSGRGAALKLVLNTALITAVTAVADTLTVADAVGVDRRTAIDALGTGPLGGAVARATATDAAFAAALAAKDARLALDVLGDAPVPLLRAAASALAAARHPQDDIARLTDAAASEENQ, encoded by the coding sequence ATGGAGCCGTGCTCGGCGACGGCACGGAAGACCTGGAGCGCGTTCAGCTGCATCGTGCCATGCTCCCGCAGCATGGCAACGATGCGTAACAGTCGTTGGTGGCATGACTTCCCGCCCCATAGCGTTGGCGACATGTTCGAGATCGCACTGTTGGGTACGGGCACGATGGGCACCGCGATCGGCCGTCGGCTGCTGGCTACCGGGCATCGGCTCACCGTCTGGAATCGCACGTCCGCCCGCACGGCGCCGCTCGTCGACGCCGGGGCGCGAGCCGCCGGCAGCCCAGCCGAGGCGGTCCGCGACGCCGACGTGGTGATCACCATGCTCACCGATGCGGTGGCCGTCCGGCACACGTTGGTCGACTCCGGTGCGGCACTGGCGCTGCGGTCGGGCACCCCCGTGATCGAGATGTCCACCATCGGTCCCCGGGCCGTGGCCGAACTGGCCACCCTGCTGCCGGCGGGAGTACCGCTGGTTGACGCTCCGGTCGCCGGCAGTGCCGGGGCTGCCGAGACAGGCCAACTCGTGGTCCTGGCCGGCGGGGAAGAGGCGGTCGTCGAGCGGATCGCCCCGCTGCTGGGGACGTTGGGCACCGTCCGTCGCTGCGGCGGCTCCGGCCGGGGCGCCGCGTTGAAGCTGGTGCTCAACACCGCGCTGATCACCGCTGTCACCGCGGTCGCGGACACGCTCACCGTCGCGGACGCCGTCGGCGTCGACCGACGTACCGCGATCGATGCCCTTGGCACCGGACCGCTCGGCGGCGCGGTCGCCCGGGCGACCGCCACGGACGCCGCGTTCGCTGCCGCCCTGGCCGCCAAGGACGCCCGACTCGCCCTCGACGTGCTCGGCGACGCGCCGGTGCCCCTGCTGCGCGCCGCCGCGTCGGCGCTGGCGGCCGCACGCCATCCGCAGGACGACATCGCCCGTCTCACCGACGCCGCCGCTTCCGAGGAGAATCAGTGA
- a CDS encoding serine/threonine protein kinase, producing MHGGGPSLGSPPPCTIPVRSGGKTAIAAEGRASLDRACAVHTAVHHPAVVRPVRTVHGPAGPTLVYPWYDGDLLNHATVHGADRSGLTRFQQLPLPQVEEALDAILDAHLAVSAAGLVAVDLYAGCFLYDFSAGRMRLIDLDEYRPGSFLLDAERLPGSRRYMALEEFVRGAVIDERTTVHLLGRTLHHLLDSPEGWRGNDDQRRVVDRATRAAPAARYSDVPALVGAWRRAGCRPGCPCRQSATP from the coding sequence ATGCACGGTGGCGGGCCGTCGTTGGGCAGCCCGCCACCCTGCACCATCCCGGTCCGCTCAGGCGGCAAGACGGCCATCGCGGCCGAGGGCAGAGCTTCCCTCGACCGGGCCTGCGCGGTGCACACCGCAGTCCACCACCCGGCGGTCGTCCGTCCAGTGCGGACAGTTCACGGACCGGCCGGGCCAACGCTCGTCTACCCCTGGTACGACGGCGACCTGTTGAACCACGCGACAGTCCACGGCGCCGACCGCAGCGGGCTCACCCGGTTCCAGCAACTGCCGCTGCCGCAGGTCGAGGAGGCCCTCGACGCGATCCTCGACGCCCATCTCGCCGTCAGCGCCGCCGGCCTGGTCGCGGTCGACCTCTACGCCGGCTGCTTCCTGTACGACTTCTCCGCCGGGCGGATGCGGCTGATCGACCTGGACGAGTACCGACCCGGGTCCTTCCTGCTCGATGCCGAACGGCTGCCCGGCTCGCGGCGCTACATGGCACTGGAGGAGTTCGTCCGTGGCGCGGTGATCGACGAGCGGACCACCGTGCACCTGCTCGGCCGCACCCTGCACCACCTGCTTGACTCACCCGAGGGCTGGCGGGGCAACGACGACCAGCGTCGCGTCGTGGACCGGGCGACCAGGGCTGCCCCCGCCGCCCGTTACTCCGACGTGCCAGCGCTGGTAGGTGCTTGGCGGCGGGCTGGTTGCCGACCGGGATGCCCTTGTCGTCAGTCCGCGACACCCTGA
- a CDS encoding alpha-galactosidase, producing MTAAPGQRWTLRGTHTEYTVTVPAHGRWLELVAWGPHGVSDGPSPVAYDGPVPFLTAGDAAPIEYATDADRPFTGADLVVETVTGQRRVGFTHTGVRVDADQRELAVDFADAVTGLRTTVHYRVPAGTDVVQRWVELTNAGSAPLRVVRAGSGGFCVPTPHGALLSHQWGQWAQEFQLSHVELGHGTFSIGSSQGVPGHLHVPWLAVRDTAEPAGPAWGMALAWTGSWEISAERDTGGLTRVRAGRQLVDGPLALAPGEVLALPVVTGAYSPDGLDGLARVWHTHQRLLAADRLTPRPVLYNSWEATYFAVEAESQLALARIAADLGVETFVVDDGWFVGRDDDTAGLGDWTPDPAKFPAGFDTFIADVRALGLNFGLWVEPECVNPRSTLYAEHPEWVYSVDGRPLTPVRNQYLLDLGRPEVAEFVHSTVDDLLRRYDIDYLKWDFNRPRTEPGRPGGVGPLDLDGAHVANLHRIYERLRRDHPGVLIETCAGGGARTDLAMAARADVFWPSDNTGPLDRLAIQYGFLHANAPHLLSSWVTDAPGLFDSRPRTLAFRFVLAMAGVLGIGADIRAWTPEERAEAAGWIARYKQIRDVVTHGEVHLIGGPDQARCAVQYTAPDERRVVVLAWHTGRLDGVGLLPSRPVRLPLHGLDPAARYRHGDRHYSGSHLAAVGLPVQWSPTHDADLIVLTRD from the coding sequence GTGACCGCCGCGCCCGGGCAGCGTTGGACGCTGCGCGGCACGCACACCGAGTACACAGTCACCGTGCCGGCGCACGGCCGCTGGCTGGAACTGGTCGCGTGGGGGCCGCACGGCGTCTCCGACGGGCCGTCGCCGGTCGCCTACGACGGCCCGGTGCCGTTCCTCACCGCCGGGGACGCCGCCCCCATCGAGTACGCCACCGACGCCGACCGGCCGTTCACCGGCGCGGACCTGGTGGTGGAGACCGTGACTGGGCAGCGCCGGGTGGGCTTCACGCACACCGGCGTACGGGTCGACGCCGACCAGCGAGAGCTGGCCGTCGACTTCGCCGATGCGGTGACCGGGCTGCGCACCACGGTGCACTACCGGGTGCCCGCCGGCACCGATGTGGTGCAGCGGTGGGTCGAGCTGACCAACGCCGGTTCCGCCCCGCTGCGGGTGGTCCGGGCCGGGTCGGGCGGCTTCTGCGTACCGACGCCGCACGGCGCGCTGCTCAGCCACCAGTGGGGGCAGTGGGCGCAGGAGTTCCAGCTCTCCCACGTCGAGCTGGGCCACGGCACCTTCAGCATCGGCAGCTCCCAGGGCGTACCCGGGCATCTGCACGTGCCCTGGCTGGCCGTGCGGGACACCGCCGAGCCGGCCGGTCCGGCGTGGGGGATGGCGTTGGCCTGGACCGGTTCGTGGGAGATCAGCGCCGAGCGGGACACCGGCGGGCTGACCCGGGTCCGGGCCGGCCGACAGTTGGTCGACGGCCCGCTGGCGCTGGCCCCCGGCGAGGTGCTGGCCCTGCCGGTGGTCACCGGGGCGTACAGCCCGGACGGCCTGGACGGGCTGGCCCGGGTCTGGCACACCCACCAGCGGTTGCTCGCCGCCGACCGGCTCACCCCACGTCCGGTGCTCTACAACTCGTGGGAGGCCACCTACTTCGCCGTCGAGGCGGAGAGCCAGCTCGCGCTCGCCCGGATCGCCGCCGACCTGGGCGTCGAGACGTTCGTGGTGGACGACGGCTGGTTCGTCGGCCGCGACGACGACACCGCCGGACTGGGTGACTGGACGCCCGACCCGGCGAAGTTCCCCGCCGGGTTCGACACGTTCATCGCCGACGTCCGCGCGCTCGGGCTGAACTTCGGGCTCTGGGTCGAGCCGGAGTGCGTCAACCCGAGGTCGACCCTCTACGCCGAGCACCCGGAATGGGTCTACTCCGTCGACGGTCGGCCGCTCACCCCCGTGCGCAACCAGTACCTGCTCGACCTGGGCCGGCCGGAGGTCGCCGAGTTCGTCCACTCCACTGTGGACGATCTGCTGCGCCGGTACGACATCGACTACCTGAAGTGGGACTTCAACCGGCCGCGTACCGAGCCGGGCCGGCCGGGCGGTGTCGGTCCGCTCGACCTGGACGGCGCCCACGTCGCCAACCTGCACCGGATCTACGAGCGGCTGCGCCGGGACCACCCCGGTGTGCTGATCGAGACCTGTGCCGGCGGCGGCGCGCGGACCGACCTGGCGATGGCCGCCCGCGCCGACGTGTTCTGGCCCAGTGACAACACCGGCCCACTCGACCGGCTGGCCATCCAGTACGGCTTCCTGCACGCCAACGCCCCGCACCTGCTCAGCTCCTGGGTCACCGACGCGCCCGGCCTGTTCGACAGTCGACCGCGAACGCTTGCGTTCCGCTTCGTCCTGGCGATGGCCGGTGTGCTCGGCATCGGCGCGGACATCCGGGCCTGGACTCCCGAGGAACGGGCCGAGGCGGCCGGCTGGATCGCCCGGTACAAGCAGATCCGGGACGTCGTCACGCACGGCGAGGTGCACCTGATCGGTGGGCCCGACCAGGCCCGCTGCGCGGTGCAGTACACGGCGCCCGACGAGCGCCGGGTGGTCGTCCTGGCCTGGCACACCGGCCGGCTCGACGGCGTCGGCCTGCTGCCGTCGCGCCCGGTACGGCTGCCGCTGCACGGCCTCGACCCGGCGGCCCGCTACCGACACGGCGACCGCCACTACTCCGGCAGTCACCTCGCCGCTGTCGGCCTGCCCGTGCAGTGGAGCCCGACCCATGACGCCGACCTCATCGTGCTGACCCGCGACTGA
- a CDS encoding glycoside hydrolase family 27 protein, whose protein sequence is MRLNRPLTAALAVLGLGLVSPTPALAGPPQTDPPQVGHGPGRPGHAPAATGAEDQGAPTFFNSGLAPTPYQGWNTYFGLGGDPTEAEVRSVTDHMVHSGLRDAGYTYVWIDGNWAAPTPRNEAGQLVADPARFPGGMEALAAYIHSKGMKAGIYTDAGPYLPGQCGLGSNGHYQADVAQFAGWGFDALKADWLCGRAAGLDPEATFRELAEAVRQSPRSMLLNICNPVSSDWGGGPYTPEELSTWSYTYAPTIADSWRTYTDVGLTDPSPQWAYPWVLRNMDVNAYHPAATGPGHYNDPDYLLPMRPLPDGGYELSLDESKTQLGMWAIMAAPLVIGSDPRGLPAEMISALTNPEIIAVDQDPLVRQGVKVADTGTDAQVWSKVLTGSGKRAVALLNRHDTAQQITVNFADVALGGSVRVRDLWSRADVDAQPGAAGVQPFTGSYTVEVPAHGVAMLGLTGTDQVAGANLGGTASASPALVRVDDTHAAAFVRDASGALAMNTRTGTTWGTRWTSLGGPVGGRILGQPAAYGSAGGRLDVFVRGTDNAAWQRSYTNGKWGPWRSLGGTLTDAPTVAWTSPTQWTLVARGADGKLWSRAASTGWTGVGAPENRPFYGRPSAVVDDDGVLHVAVRSRTDEVWWSSRTGTTWSAWTNLGGTTSGSPTLLATSGRVYLFSLAADNRLWQRNLTDGAWGGWFRRGEFATDAFRGAPGAAVGANGSAWLAVRGVDNRVHQVVL, encoded by the coding sequence ATGCGCCTGAACCGACCGCTGACCGCTGCCCTGGCCGTGCTCGGCCTGGGCCTGGTCAGCCCGACGCCGGCACTGGCCGGCCCACCGCAGACCGACCCACCCCAGGTCGGTCACGGGCCCGGCCGGCCCGGCCACGCCCCGGCCGCCACCGGCGCGGAGGACCAGGGGGCCCCGACGTTCTTCAACAGCGGCCTCGCCCCGACGCCCTACCAGGGCTGGAACACCTACTTCGGCCTCGGTGGCGATCCCACCGAGGCCGAGGTCAGGTCCGTCACCGACCACATGGTCCACAGTGGCCTGCGCGACGCCGGCTACACCTACGTCTGGATCGACGGCAACTGGGCCGCGCCCACCCCACGCAACGAGGCCGGTCAGCTCGTCGCCGACCCCGCCCGCTTCCCCGGCGGAATGGAAGCGCTGGCCGCGTACATCCACAGCAAGGGGATGAAGGCCGGCATCTACACCGACGCCGGGCCGTACCTGCCGGGGCAGTGCGGGCTCGGCAGCAACGGCCACTACCAGGCCGACGTCGCCCAGTTCGCTGGCTGGGGCTTCGACGCGCTCAAGGCCGACTGGCTCTGCGGCCGGGCCGCCGGCCTCGACCCGGAGGCCACCTTCCGTGAGCTGGCCGAGGCGGTACGCCAGTCGCCGCGGTCGATGCTGCTCAACATCTGCAACCCGGTCAGCTCCGACTGGGGTGGCGGCCCGTACACCCCGGAAGAGCTCTCCACCTGGAGCTACACGTACGCGCCCACCATCGCCGACTCCTGGCGGACGTACACCGACGTGGGCCTGACCGACCCGAGCCCGCAGTGGGCGTACCCGTGGGTGCTGCGCAACATGGACGTCAACGCGTACCACCCTGCGGCCACCGGGCCGGGGCACTACAACGACCCGGACTACCTGCTGCCGATGCGCCCGCTGCCCGACGGCGGGTACGAGTTGAGCCTGGACGAGTCCAAGACGCAGCTCGGCATGTGGGCCATCATGGCCGCACCACTGGTGATCGGCTCCGACCCGCGTGGCCTGCCGGCGGAGATGATCTCGGCGTTGACCAACCCGGAGATCATCGCGGTGGACCAGGACCCGCTGGTCCGACAGGGCGTCAAGGTCGCCGACACCGGCACCGACGCGCAGGTCTGGAGCAAGGTGCTCACCGGTTCCGGCAAGCGGGCCGTCGCGCTGCTCAACCGGCACGACACCGCTCAACAGATCACTGTGAATTTCGCCGACGTCGCGCTCGGCGGGTCGGTGCGCGTCCGTGACCTGTGGTCCCGCGCTGACGTGGACGCCCAGCCCGGCGCCGCCGGAGTCCAGCCGTTCACCGGCTCGTACACCGTCGAGGTGCCGGCGCACGGCGTGGCCATGCTCGGTCTGACCGGCACCGACCAGGTCGCCGGCGCCAACCTCGGCGGCACCGCCAGCGCCAGCCCGGCGCTGGTCCGGGTGGACGACACGCACGCCGCCGCCTTCGTCCGCGACGCCTCCGGTGCGCTGGCAATGAACACCCGCACCGGTACGACGTGGGGCACGCGCTGGACCTCGCTCGGCGGCCCGGTCGGCGGCCGGATCCTCGGCCAGCCAGCCGCGTACGGCTCCGCCGGTGGGCGACTCGACGTCTTCGTCCGTGGCACCGACAATGCGGCCTGGCAGCGCAGTTACACCAACGGAAAATGGGGCCCGTGGCGCAGCCTCGGTGGCACGTTGACCGACGCGCCCACGGTGGCCTGGACCAGCCCGACCCAGTGGACGCTCGTCGCCCGAGGCGCGGACGGCAAGCTCTGGTCCCGTGCAGCGAGCACCGGTTGGACCGGTGTCGGGGCTCCGGAGAACCGGCCGTTCTACGGTCGGCCGAGCGCTGTCGTCGACGACGACGGCGTCCTGCACGTGGCGGTCCGCAGCCGCACCGACGAGGTGTGGTGGAGCAGCCGGACCGGCACCACCTGGTCCGCCTGGACCAACCTGGGCGGCACCACCAGTGGCAGCCCGACGTTGCTCGCCACGTCCGGCCGGGTCTACCTGTTCTCCTTGGCCGCCGACAACCGGCTCTGGCAGCGCAACCTGACCGACGGCGCCTGGGGTGGCTGGTTCCGGCGCGGTGAGTTCGCGACCGACGCGTTCCGGGGCGCGCCCGGGGCCGCCGTCGGTGCCAACGGCAGCGCCTGGCTGGCCGTACGCGGCGTGGACAACCGGGTGCACCAAGTCGTCCTCTGA